The DNA sequence CTCAACGGCCGTCAGCCCGGGTTCGCGATGGTCGGCGGCCTCGCCTCCGGCCGGTCACTCGCCCACCTGTGCGAGGTGTTCCGGCTCGCCGACCGGGCCGGGCTCCTCACCGATCCCCAGCTGGCCGCCCACCGGATGCGCACCTTCCTCGCCGTGCACGGAGTCGGCTGATGAGCGGCCCGTTCTCGCGGCTGTCGTTGAACACGATGACCACCAAGGGCTGGACCCTGCGAGAGGCCGTGGAGGCGACCGCGGCGGCCGGCCTGCCCGCGATCGGGCTGTGGCGCGACCGGGTGGCCGAGGCCGGCGTCGACGCCGCCGCGAAGATCGTGCGCGACAACGGCTTACGGGTCTCCAGCCTGTGTCGCGGTGGCTTCCTGACCGGAGTGGGTGACGAATCGGCGGCGCTCGAGGACAACCGCCGCGCCATCGACGAGGCCGCCACGCTCGGCGCGCCGGAACTGGTGATCGTGGCGGGCGGCCTCCCCGACCGCGACCTGGCCGGTGCGCGTGCCCGACTGGCCGACCGCATCGCCCGGCTCGTGCCGTACGCGGCCGAGCGCGACGTCCGCCTGGCGCTGGAACCGCTGCATCCGATGTTCTGCGCGGACCGCGCGGTCATCTCCACTCTCGGTCAGGCCCTCGACCTCGCCGCGCCGCACCCGGCGCGCACCGTCGGCGTCGTCGTCGACACGTTCCACCTCTGGTGGGACCCGGCGCTGGCCGAGCACATCGCGGCCGCAGGCGCGCAGGGGCGGATCAGCGCGTTCCAGATCTGCGACTGGCTGGTGCCGATGACGCCGGACCCGCTGGTGTCGCGCGGGATGATGGGCGACGGGGTGATCGACTTCGGGGCGATCGCGGCGCTGGTGCGCGACGCGGGCTACACGGGCGACGTGGAGGTCGAGATCTTCAACGAAACCGTTTGGGCCACAACGGGTTCCACGGTGCTCGAGGTGATGAAGCAGCGTTACCGCGACCTGGTGCTGCCCGCGCTGACCGCCTAGCGCACCTGGGCGCGGCCCCGCTCGAACACCGAGGCGCGGCTGGCGGCGATGTCGTCGCCGGTCGCCGAGGCCATCCACCGGAGCGCGGCATCCGCCTCAAGCCACAGCGCCGCGGCGGTCTGCGACTCGTCGATACGGTGGTAGGACTCCAACAGCGACCGCACCGCACGCTGGTTGTTGCCGACGATCGACGCGGCGACCGCCCGCGCCGTGGGCAGCAGTTCGTCGTGCGGCACGACCTGCGTGACCAGACCGGCCCGCAACGCGTCGGCCGCCGACAGGTAGTCGCCGGTCAGGCTCATCCGGCGGGCCATGCCGACACCGACCTTCTGCGGCAGCCGCACCGACAGACCCCAGGTCGGCAGCAGGCCGACGCGCGCGTGGGTGTCGGCGAACCGGGCGTGTTCCGAGGCGATCAGGATGTCGCAGTACAGCGCGATCTCCAGACCGCCGGTCACCGCGGCGCCGTTGATCGCCCCGATCACCGGTTTCCTCATCGACGGCCACTTCGGCGAGATGTCGGGCAGGTCCGTCTGGTCGCCGAGTTCCTTGAGATCGAGGCCCGCGCAGAAGACCGGGTCGGCACCGGTCACGATGACCACGTCGACCGAGTCGTCGGCTTCGGCATCGCGCAGCGCGCGGAAGAAGGCCTCGCGCAGCGCAGCGGACAGTGCGTTGCGGGCCTGCGGACGGTTCAGCGTCAGGGTCCGGATCCGGTCGGTGGTGTCGATCGCCAGGACGTCGGCGGTGTCGGTGTTGCTCATGGTGCTAGACGTTAGCCCCGAAGCCTATCGTGGCTGGTATGTGCCGAAACATCACCGAGCTGCGCGGTCTGGAGCCGGCGGCGACGGCTGAGGAGATCGAGGCCGCCGCCCGCCAGTACATCCGCAAGGTCAGCGGGGTCACCCGCCCCACGGCGGCCAACGCCGACGCGTTCGAGGCGGCCGTCGCCGAGGTCACCGCCACCACGACGCGGTTGCTGTCCCAGCTGCCGCCGCGACGGCAACCGCCGACGACCGTGCCGCCGCTGCGCCGGCCCGAGGTGCGGGCGAGGCTCAACCTCGCGTGAGCACCCCGGCGCTCAAGGAGTGGAGTGCCGCCGTGCACGCCCTGCTCGACGGCAGGCAGACGGTGCTCCTGCGCAAGGGCGGTATCGGCGAGAAGCGGTTCCGCCTCGACGCCGAACGGTTCGTGTTCTTCCCGACCGTCGCGCACAGCCACGCAGAACGGGTCCGCCCGCAGCATCGGGACCTGCTGGAGCCCGCGGCGGCCGACAGCACCGAGCAGGCACTGACCCTGCGTGCCGGAGCGAAGGTCGTCGCGGCCGTCGAGGTCAACCGTCCCGAGGCGATCGGCGAACTGGCGCCCATGCACATCTGGACCGCCGAGTCCGTGCAGGCCGACCGGCTGGACTTCCGCCCGAAACACCGGCTGACCGTGCTGGTCGTGCAGGTCAGCCCGCTGGCCGAACCGGTGCGTATCGAGCGCACCCCCCAGTACGGCGGCTGCACCAGCTGGGTGGAGCTGCCCGTCGACCCGGTGTGGAGCCGGCCGGTGCACGACGACGCCACGCTCACCGAGGTCGCCGAATCGGTGCGCCGGTCAGTGGGCTGACGGCGGACGCTCGTCTGCGGGCAGCACCAGGCGTGACACCCCGCCGAGGCCGTGGTGCACCGTGTGGGTGGCCGGCACCGTCGTGCGGCCGGTGGCCGGCGGTTCCCCCGTGCCGAGGTTGCGGGCGAAGCGGGGATGCGAGCCGCCGGCGATCAGCAGGCGCAACCGCGAGCCCGCGCGGAAGCGGTGGGCCACCGCGTCGAGCTCCAGGCGCACCAGCCCGTCGTCGCCGGTGAGCCGGCGGAATCCGTCGGTCACATTGCGGGAACGGCCTTTTCGGTCCACCTCGGAGAGCCGCACGAACAGGTCGCGGTGCCGGTTGTCGCACGTGTGCGCGAGCTCGACGAACGGTGTTCCGACCACGTAGAGGTCGGTCGGCAACGGGCCGCCGGTGAAGGAGAGCACGTCGTCGCGCTCGGCCAAGCGGTTGTCGGCGCGGTACCCGCCCTGCGGCGAGAGCAGCCGTCCACCGATGGTGGGGGTGGGATCGGTGGGGTCGAACGTGAACGTCGACGGTGGCGCCGTCGGATCCGGTGGGGTGGCGGACAATCCGCCGGTGGTGTGCAGGAACAACTGCCGTTCGGGCATGGCCGGCGGCCAGTCCGGCAGATCCTGCCACCCGTCGTTGTGGATCTCGATGCGCACCGGGGACCGGCCCGGATCCGGGCGGCCACCGAGATGGGTGGCCAGCCAGTCCAGAGATTCCCGCAGGACGGTGGGGGCGGCCTTCGTCATCAGTTGCGAGTGGGTCCACGCCCCGACCGTCAGAGCCGCGGGCACCCCGCGGCCGCGCAGGTGGGCGTACTGGGCCAGGGTCTGCTCGAGGAACAGGTCCTGCCAGCCACCGAACAACAGGATCGGGACGTTCACCCGGTCGAGCGCCTCGGTGGCCCGCAGCCGGTCCCAGAAGGCGGCGTCGTCGGCACGCTCGATCCAGGATTCGTACCAGCCCGCGCCGGAGCCGAGAAGCCGGCGTCCGGCCTCCCCGAGCGGCAGGTCCGCGGTGGCGCGGGCCAGCGCCCGCCGTGCCCGGACCTGCCGGACCAGGGCGGCGACGCCGCGCGAGTCCTCCTGGTGGGCGACCATGTCGCTCCAGCCCAGGAAGTCGTTGAGGGAGAAGGATCCGGTGCCCCACGT is a window from the Mycolicibacterium litorale genome containing:
- a CDS encoding CocE/NonD family hydrolase, which produces MTSTASAKLRRTVGKVVSRTLALPPHTTGYTVDRGVRVPMRDGVDLIADHYVPDTSTPAGTLLVRGPYGRGWPFSALFAGVYATRGYHVVVQSVRGTFGSGGEFTPMVHEKDDGADTAAWLRDQPWFTGSFATVGLSYLGFTQWALLTDPPPELKAAVITVGPHDFRASTWGTGSFSLNDFLGWSDMVAHQEDSRGVAALVRQVRARRALARATADLPLGEAGRRLLGSGAGWYESWIERADDAAFWDRLRATEALDRVNVPILLFGGWQDLFLEQTLAQYAHLRGRGVPAALTVGAWTHSQLMTKAAPTVLRESLDWLATHLGGRPDPGRSPVRIEIHNDGWQDLPDWPPAMPERQLFLHTTGGLSATPPDPTAPPSTFTFDPTDPTPTIGGRLLSPQGGYRADNRLAERDDVLSFTGGPLPTDLYVVGTPFVELAHTCDNRHRDLFVRLSEVDRKGRSRNVTDGFRRLTGDDGLVRLELDAVAHRFRAGSRLRLLIAGGSHPRFARNLGTGEPPATGRTTVPATHTVHHGLGGVSRLVLPADERPPSAH
- a CDS encoding DUF1802 family protein, translating into MSTPALKEWSAAVHALLDGRQTVLLRKGGIGEKRFRLDAERFVFFPTVAHSHAERVRPQHRDLLEPAAADSTEQALTLRAGAKVVAAVEVNRPEAIGELAPMHIWTAESVQADRLDFRPKHRLTVLVVQVSPLAEPVRIERTPQYGGCTSWVELPVDPVWSRPVHDDATLTEVAESVRRSVG
- a CDS encoding sugar phosphate isomerase/epimerase family protein, producing MSGPFSRLSLNTMTTKGWTLREAVEATAAAGLPAIGLWRDRVAEAGVDAAAKIVRDNGLRVSSLCRGGFLTGVGDESAALEDNRRAIDEAATLGAPELVIVAGGLPDRDLAGARARLADRIARLVPYAAERDVRLALEPLHPMFCADRAVISTLGQALDLAAPHPARTVGVVVDTFHLWWDPALAEHIAAAGAQGRISAFQICDWLVPMTPDPLVSRGMMGDGVIDFGAIAALVRDAGYTGDVEVEIFNETVWATTGSTVLEVMKQRYRDLVLPALTA
- a CDS encoding enoyl-CoA hydratase — protein: MSNTDTADVLAIDTTDRIRTLTLNRPQARNALSAALREAFFRALRDAEADDSVDVVIVTGADPVFCAGLDLKELGDQTDLPDISPKWPSMRKPVIGAINGAAVTGGLEIALYCDILIASEHARFADTHARVGLLPTWGLSVRLPQKVGVGMARRMSLTGDYLSAADALRAGLVTQVVPHDELLPTARAVAASIVGNNQRAVRSLLESYHRIDESQTAAALWLEADAALRWMASATGDDIAASRASVFERGRAQVR
- a CDS encoding DUF2277 family protein, coding for MCRNITELRGLEPAATAEEIEAAARQYIRKVSGVTRPTAANADAFEAAVAEVTATTTRLLSQLPPRRQPPTTVPPLRRPEVRARLNLA